The proteins below are encoded in one region of Drosophila santomea strain STO CAGO 1482 chromosome 3R, Prin_Dsan_1.1, whole genome shotgun sequence:
- the LOC120452408 gene encoding protein arginine N-methyltransferase 1 → MSWNAVLTAKQRLLFLEGKDSDYFQSYSRLETHMNMLRDSVRTEAFRDAILQNRELFRDKVVLDVGCGTGILSLFAAEAGASKVIAVECTDIADLAEEIVKDNQKEDVVKVVKGLVEQVELPDGIKQVDIIVSEWMGNALYMEAMINSVLFARDKWLTRGGLILPSAGNLWIIGAHDPHRLANLNFWSNVEGIDMSCVRKPFSQEALVECVPIQQLLTDECFIHSTHLTVAPNQPVDFRSNFQLKVKRTGIINMLVLYFDVRFPAGKSTEAVTLSTSPHSPWTHWEQTVLHLDEPLYVRSKDRVRGVLAMAPAGQDGRCMNFDLHISFRGDRTRVESFKSFCSAR, encoded by the exons ATGTCTTGGAATGCTGTGCTCACGGCGAAACAAAGATTGCTCTTTCTGGAGGGCAAGGATAGCGACTACTTTCAATCCTATTCGCGCTTGGAGACCCACATGAACATGCTGAGGGACTCCGTACGCACGGAGGCCTTTCGCGACGCCATCCTCCAGAACCGAGAGCTCTTCCGGGACAAGGTCGTCCTGGATGTGGGCTGTGGCACGGGCATACTATCCCTTTTTGCCGCCGAAGCGGGAGCCAGCAAAGTTATTGCCGTGGAATGCACCGATATAGCGGATTTAGCCGAGGAAATAGTGAAGGACAATCAGAAGGAGGATGTGGTGAAGGTGGTCAAGGGATTggtggagcaggtggagctGCCCGACGGCATTAAGCAGGTGGACATCATAGTCTCCGAGTGGATGGG AAATGCTCTCTATATGGAGGCCATGATAAACTCCGTGCTGTTTGCCCGGGATAAGTGGCTTACCCGTGGTGGGCTAATCCTGCCCAGCGCTGGAAACCTCTGGATAATCGGAGCCCATGATCCGCATCGGCTGGCCAATCTCAACTTTTGGAGCAACGTGGAGGGCATCGACATGAGCTGTGTGAGGAAGCCCTTCTCCCAGGAGGCCTTGGTGGAGTGTGTGCCCATCCAGCAGCTGCTCACCGACGAGTGCTTCATACACTCCACCCACCTGACTGTAGCCCCCAATCAGCCAGTGGACTTTCGGTCGAACTTCCAGTTGAAAGTGAAGCGAACTGGAATCATCAATATGCTGGTGCTCTATTTCGATGTGCGGTTTCCGGCCGGAAAGTCGACAGAAGCTGTTACCCTGTCCACCTCGCCGCACTCACCATGGACCCACTGGGAGCAGACGGTGCTCCATCTGGACGAGCCCCTGTATGTGAGGAGCAAGGATCGGGTGCGCGGAGTGCTGGCCATGGCGCCCGCTGGTCAAGATGGTCGCTGCATGAACTTTGACCTGCACATCAGCTTCCGTGGCGATAGAACGCGAGTGGAGAGCTTCAAGAGCTTCTGCTCAGCGAGATGA
- the LOC120453668 gene encoding uncharacterized protein LOC120453668 isoform X1, protein MSGRRYVRPNKLQGNCVTCRNFHSALSNAIRNRWTCCNINLTFYGPGQGSLSMRPQSSAGQRADSCRADQGCWSHQGILQWHLGHSEKHGKWRLCFPQCTSSLGCSSWRFAPPAGAICWSSVKAFLALKQIDAVGKSHCRLSESDLRSSVVLSLTQIRIPVLGSTDARLLLRLICCGGDNLLIEASSSQLALSPESSGNPLHLLLLQLQHCPIKSAESRVGIFDVDSAVRLVGLTAGVLLRRHLAKLSSKHHWGDSSLGWLP, encoded by the exons ATGTCAGGGCGACGGTACGTGCGGCCAAACAAATTACAGGGAAATTGCGTCACCTGCAGGAATTTCCACTCGGCATTGTCAAATGCTATCAGAAATCGTTGGACATGTTGTAACATTAATTTGACATTTTACGGCCCAGGACAGGGATCGTTGTCAATGAG ACCGCAGAGCAGCGCAGGACAACGAGCAGACAGCTGTCGAGCGGACCAAGGATGCTGGAGCCACCAGGGGATCTTGCAGTGGCATCTCGGGCACTCGGAAAAACATGGG AAATGGAGACTATGTTTCCCTCAGTGCACTTCCAGCTTGGGATGCAGCTCCTGGCGTTTTGCTCCGCCAGCTGGTGCAATCTGTTGGAGCAGCGTAAAGGCATTTCTGGCACTAAAACAAATTGATGCGGTCGGGAAATCTCATTGCCGGCTTAGTGAATCTGATTTGCGGTCATCGGTCGTCCTCTCGTTAACCCAGATTCGGATTCCCGTGCTTGGTTCTACAGATGccaggctgctgctgcgattaATTTGCTGCGGTGGCGATAATTTGTTAATCGAAGCATCCTCATCGCAGCTTGCACTCAGTCCAGAAAGTTCTGGCAATCCTCTCCActtgctcctgctccagttgCAGCATTGTCCAATTAAATCTGCCGAAAGTAGGGTGGGAATCTTCGATGTGGATTCTGCTGTCCGGCTTGTTGGTTTAACGGCCGGCGTTCTTTTACGACGGCATTTAGCTAAACTATCCAGCAAACACCACTGGGGAGACTCATCCCTGGGGTGGCTTCCTTGA
- the LOC120453668 gene encoding uncharacterized protein LOC120453668 isoform X2 gives MSGRRYVRPNKLQGNCVTCRNFHSALSNAIRNRWTCCNINLTFYGPGQGSLSMRPQSSAGQRADSCRADQGCWSHQGILQWHLGHSEKHGVL, from the exons ATGTCAGGGCGACGGTACGTGCGGCCAAACAAATTACAGGGAAATTGCGTCACCTGCAGGAATTTCCACTCGGCATTGTCAAATGCTATCAGAAATCGTTGGACATGTTGTAACATTAATTTGACATTTTACGGCCCAGGACAGGGATCGTTGTCAATGAG ACCGCAGAGCAGCGCAGGACAACGAGCAGACAGCTGTCGAGCGGACCAAGGATGCTGGAGCCACCAGGGGATCTTGCAGTGGCATCTCGGGCACTCGGAAAAACATGGGGTACTTTAA
- the LOC120453667 gene encoding uncharacterized protein LOC120453667, producing the protein MGRRRARMPIFTIGDFVFAKVRGYRAWPARILNRVGATAYNVYFYGTCNYAKVPRNQVVDFEKNQRRLGVVRPKGFVCNPTFRGAMMHARQAFADPDKDFGYYQQLAVDNGDCVDAEDLELEYMVTEHGGHLQEEQEANEQVAAEQDKEVNSVGQVLVNQEKEPDSIEPAVDCQMEKQEESHSVALKEQVSERYYSMAQLVSLKSKKLDTMEKLANRKSKISVSKDQLKQAKSQLVEQVPEQQDSTKLVEHLESQLPSVNTKTGVHKLQEKISKDLLDKQVDDLMKMLEDIEEYTRKEEAQELEELKLEEIYYRDTPIDMSGQRHR; encoded by the coding sequence ATGGGTCGTCGCCGTGCCAGGATGCCTATTTTCACGATTGGCGACTTTGTGTTCGCCAAGGTGCGCGGGTATCGCGCCTGGCCAGCCCGCATCCTAAACCGCGTCGGTGCCACGGCCTACAATGTGTACTTCTACGGAACCTGCAACTACGCCAAAGTGCCTCGCAACCAGGTCGTTGACTTCGAGAAGAACCAGCGTCGTTTGGGAGTGGTCCGGCCAAAGGGATTTGTCTGCAATCCAACTTTTCGGGGCGCCATGATGCACGCCCGCCAGGCATTCGCAGATCCGGATAAGGATTTCGGGTACTACCAGCAGTTGGCTGTGGACAACGGCGATTGCGTCGACGCCGAGGACCTGGAATTGGAGTACATGGTTACCGAACATGGAGGCCACCTacaggaggagcaggaagcCAATGAACAGGTAGCTGCGGAGCAGGATAAGGAGGTAAATTCGGTGGGGCAGGTCTTAGTCAATCAGGAGAAAGAGCCGGACTCAATAGAGCCTGCCGTAGATTGCCAAATGGAGAAGCAGGAAGAATCACATTCGGTGGCGCTGAAGGAGCAGGTCTCCGAACGGTATTACTCGATGGCTCAGTTAGTTTCCCTGAAATCGAAGAAATTGGATACGATGGAAAAGCTGGCCAATCGGAAATCAAAGATTTCGGTCTCAAAAGATCAGTTGAAGCAGGCAAAATCTCAGTTAGTGGAACAGGTTCCAGAACAGCAGGACTCAACGAAGCTTGTGGAGCATTTAGAGTCCCAGTTGCCTAGTGTGAATACTAAGACAGGAGTCCACAAGTTGCAGGAGAAGATTTCAAAAGATCTGCTCGACAAGCAGGTGGATGATCTAATGAAAATGCTCGAGGACATCGAAGAGTACACACGGAAAGAAGAGGCACAAGAACTGGAGGAGTTGAAATTGGAGGAGATATACTATAGGGATACGCCAATTGATATGTCCGGCCAACGCCATCGCTAG